The Thermodesulfobacteriota bacterium region GTTAACCGCATCCTCGGGGGTGCTGTAGGTAGGGATGCCAGCATTGTTCAACAGGGAGATGCCCTCCTCAACTTCCTTACCCCCCATCCATACGGCGAAAATGGGGATATGCTGACTGCGGGCTAAGCTAGATATACTTCCGGCGACATCGGTCGGGCTGGTCATTGCTTGTGGGGTCAACATCACGATCAACCCGTCGATGTCGTTTGACTGAAGAACGATGCGAACTGCTTCCTGATACCGTTCCGGAGTGGCATCGCCGATAATGTCTACCGGGTTCCTTTTGCTCCAGTGGGGTGGCAAGACACGGTTGAGACTTTCGATTGTCCCTTCGGACAATGTAGCCGGTTTCTGTCCCCAGTCTTCTAACGCATCCACTGCAATCACCCCCAAGCCCCCGGCGTTGGTAACAATTCCCAAACGAGAACCGTGCGGCCTCGGTTGTTTGGCTAGGCTCTCGGCGCAATTGAACAACTGCCGCACAGTACGCACCCTTATAATTCCGGCGCGCTTAAAGGCGGCGTCATAGACATCGTCTTCTCCGGCTAAAGCACCGGTATGGGAGGCAGCAGCCTCTGCACCAGACTGACTCCTGCCCGCTTTCACCGCAATTATGGGCTTTATTTGAGACACCGCCCGGGCTGCACTCATGAATTTTCTGGTGTTGGTGAGCGATTCTATATAGAGAATAATGCTGGTTACCTCTTCGTTAGCACCCAGATAATCAATCAGGTCGCCGAAGTCCACATCAGCCATAGAACCTATACTAATAAAATGGCTGAAGCCGATATTTTCCATCAAGGACCGGTCCAGGATAGCCGTGCATAGCGCACCGCTTTGAGAGATGAAGGCTATCTTTCCAGGAAGTGCGATCCTGTGCGAGAAGCTGGCGTTAAGCCCGATGGAGGGTCTTATTATGCCCAGGCAATTAGGGCCTATGATTCTTATACCCGCTTCTTTTGCCTCCCTTAGTATCTCCTCTTCCAGTTTCTTTCCTTGCTCACCTACCTCTTTCCCCCCCGCGGAGATAACTATTGTTCCAAGAATTTTCTTACTGGCGCAGTCCCTTATAACCTGGGGAACAACATCTATTCGTGTTACTATAACCGCGAGGTCCACCTCGTCTTTAATATCGGTTACCGACTTATATGCCTTCTTGCCCTGAATGACCTTTGCCCGGGGATTAACCGGGTAAACCGGCCCTTTGAATCCACCCTGGATTAGGTTGCGAAAAAGTATGTAGCCGAGCTTGCCGCTCTCCTCGCTCGCTCCAACCAAAGCAATGGACCGGGGATTAAAGATCTTATCCAGATTTCTGGTGCTCATGGGTTCACTCCTCAGAAAAATAAACTTCCTGGTTTAGCACTCTTTACAGTGATTGGGGCTAATCTTATCAGTATTCTTCGGGGTCGAGCTTAAGAGCCTCGTTAAAACGATTTATCATGTTATAAAGGGCTATCAAAGAGGTTAGCTCTACAATCTGAGGATCGCCAAAATATTTTTTAAGCTCGGTAAAAAGGGAATCGGGAATATTTCCAGGATTAACCGTCATGGCCTCGGCGTATTTTAGGGCCACTTTCTCCGCCTCCGAAATGTTCGCTCTATCAGGATTATCTACCTCTAGAATTTCATTTTCGGTAAAACCCATTTTTTTGCTTATCTGCTCGTGCGCGTGACAGCAATATGCAGAGCGGTTAATCCTTGAGACCCTCAGTATTATCCTCTCTTTAAGCTTGGGATCGAGCTCGTCCGGTTCCTGTACCGCGGCAACAAAAGGTCCTATGGTTGATATTATGGAGGGTTTGTACGCTAGCACCTTGTAAATGTTAGTTACCTTTCCCCTTTTCTTTCTCATCCTTTCATAAGCCTCTTTTACCCTTGGGTCTTTAACCTCTTCTTCCTCTATGTATTTAATGCGCGCCATGACCGTTCTCCTTTTTTTGCCTGATTAGATTTTTTAGTTTACTTATTATTAGCGATATTTAAACCGCAATTGTGTAAAGATTGTATTTAAGTGATTCACTCGATTTAATGCCTAACGAAAATAAGCGTTTACAACATACTGTTGTAACATCCTTTGCGTATTAAAGTAGGAGCCGTTAAGAGCAACGGCATGTCTCATCACATCGATGAAACGATCCCTATCCCTGTAGAATAAGGGAATAACCTCCTGTTCCAATTTATCATAGAGAAGCTCCGCATCCTTTTGATGGTTATTGCTCCCATCTCCGGTCTTTGAGTCTTCCCCGATTGACCATCCTGTAATCCCTTCGATATGCCCCTCAATCCACCAACCATCCAGAACGCTCAGGCTCGGAACACCATTTAGAGCAGCTTTCATTCCGCTTGTCCCCGATGCTTCGAGCGGCGGCTTGGGTGTATTTAGCCAAACATCCACGCCAGAGACGATCATCTTCGCAAGCTCTATGTCGTAATTCTCGAGATAAGCTATTTTGATGACACCCTGTAGCGCCCTCTTAGCATCAAAAATCCGTTTAATCACTTGTTTGCCACCCTGGTCCTGCGGGTGCGCCTTTCCGGCATAAATCACCTGAAGAGTGCCCGATTTCGATGAAATAGCCTTAAGCCGCTCAATATCCGTGAAGAGCAGATCCCCTCTCTTGTAGGCGGTGGCGCGCCTGGCAAAACCTATGGTAAATACATCTAGGTCCATTCCCGCGTTTGTTTGGCGATTGACGTACTGAATAAGCCATTTTTTCGCATCAACGTGAGCATCCCACACCTCCGGTTTTGGAATACTCAAGGCAGACCTAAGAGTGGAGTTATCCTCTTTCCAACCGGGGATATAGCGGTCAAAGAGTTCTGCAAAAGGCCCCGATACCCAGGTCGAGGCGTGTACACCGTTGGTAATGGCATCGATTTGGTAATGGGCAAATATCGATTTTGTGATTTCTCCGTGTCTTTTGGCCACCCCATTGATGTAGTGACTAAGGTTAAACCCAAGGAAGGTCATGTTGAGAAGGTTCTCACAGCAGAAGACGTCTTTCATATCATAAACCTCTCGGCGCCCAAGAACACGATTCACCAAATCCAAAGGGAACTGGTCGTGACCGGCCGGAACCGGGGTATGAGTGGTGAACACACATTTACTCCTGACGACCTCAACATCGCTATACAAAATTGAACTCCTACCCTCTTTTCTTGCCTCTTCATCTAAGAGCTCCAATACAAGAAGACTGGAGTGTCCCTCGTTCATATGAAACTTCTTTATGCTTTCATAACCGAGGGCGCGAAGCATCCTCACGCCGCCCATCCCCAAAACCACTTCCTGACACAGTCTATAACGTTGGTTCCCTCCATAGAGGTAATGGGTCAATGTCCTATCCCATTCCGAGTTCTCCGGCAGGTCGGTATCCAGAAGATACACCGGAACCCCAAAACCACCGATGCCAATGACTTCATACCTCCAGCAACGGATAAGAACCCTTCGGCTCTCCAAAGTCACAGAGACTCTTTGCGGCATCTCCTTCAAGAAGTCATCAACTGACCATTCAACGGGCTCCTCCGTCTGCCACCCGCTTGAATCGAGTCTTTGGTAAAAATATCCTTTCCGGTGTATGAGAGTGACAGCAACCATAGGGACCTTGAGATCGGCAGCAGAGCGAATAGTATCTCCGGCAAGGACACCAAGACCGCCACTATAAGTCGGCATTCCCGCTTCCAGGGCTATTTCCATAGAAAAATAGGCTATCGATCTTTCACTCCCAGTGTCATTTGATTTTTCAACTTGATTCGTCATGCTTTATAGTCAAGTCTGATTAGCTAAGATTAATAAACCATTAATTACACTGCAGTCCAAAATAATTAGAAACCAGCGGTTTACACTCGTAAAACAAGGTCTTTACATCTTTTCAAGATCAGGTTCTCCTCTTTTATGTTTGCTACGCAAGGGCCATCTTAACTCTATTCGTTCAAATAGCCTTTCTATCCCCCTTGCGTTTTCCCCCTTACTAAGCCTGTGCTGAGCAAGGTCGAAGCAGGGAGAATTAAATAGGGGTTGCTTCTTCCTTGTTCGTCATGGAAGTCCTTTGATTACCGTTAGGCCAACTCCGACAATCAATCTCTTATTTTTGGACAATTTTGTATTAATCACATAAACAAATTAACAACAAAGATAACAAAAAGAAACTTTATCAGCTAAGCCATACCTCTTCCAGATACTCCGGCACAAGGCAGCTCCAGCCAAGTTGCTCTTCAATTCGATGCCTGAGCGCATCTGCTGCGGCCGGTTCGCCGTGAGTGATAAAGGTTTGCCGAGGCGGTCTATCGAAATTGCCAAGCCAGTCTAGAATCTCCGCATAATCTGCATGAGCCGAAAGGTTGTCGATAACTCTGACTTCGGCACGAACGGGTATATATTTACCGTGAATCTTGACCGACTCAGCACCATTCACCATGGCTGCCCCTCTCGTACCACCGGCCTGAAACCCGACAAACAAAATCGTATTCTTAGGGTCGGGCGCGAACGCTTCGAGATGGTGCAACACCCGGCCTCCGGTGGCCATGCCGCTGGCCGCAATAACTATCATCGGACCCTTTCTTTCGTTTATTGCCTTAGACTCTTCCACGCTGTTTACGATGCGAGCGGCATTGCATATTTCATCGCATTGAGCAGGTGTCAAGCGGTGTTCACCGAGGTGGTCATGGAATACATGGTTAACATTGGCAGCCATAGGACTATTCAGAAAGACCGGAATATCCGGTATGGATTTTGACTTCTTCAACTGATGGACATAATAGAGCAGGCTCTGTGCACGACCTACGGCGAAAGCCGGGACTACGACGATTCCTCCCCGTTTAGCCGTTCGGTTAATAACTTCGGCCAGTGCTATTTTCGGGTCTCTAGGGTCGTGCCGTTTGTCGCCATAGGTGGATTCGATTACCAGATAATCAACCTTTCGTATTATGGAAGGGGATACCATTATCGGGTCGTCAGGGCGGCCGATATCGCCCGAAAACAGGATAGACTTCCGGGTATCCTTCAACAAAACAAATGCGGAGCCCAGAATATGACCGGACGGACTAAGATTTGCATTCAGGTTATTACTCAAATTAAGATTTTGACCGAAATCTATCGTGGCGAACCGCTCGAGCGACCGCAACGCATCCTTCTCCGTATAAAGTGGTAATGCCGGTCTATGCTTGGAATAGCCGTGTTTATTCGCATACCTTGCCTCTTCTTCCTGCAGATAACCGCTGTCAGGCAGTAGAATTGCGCATAGGTCTCGAGTGGCGGAAGTGCAATATATTTTTCCTATGAAGCCGTTCTTAACCAGTAGAGGTATATAGCCGCAGTGGTCAATGTGGGCATGGGTAAGAATTACGGCATCGATCAACTTCGAATTCACCGGTAGCGGGGCCCAGTTCCTCAGGCGCAATTGCTTAAAGCCCTGAAACAGGCCGCAGTCAACCAGAATGAATTTGGAGGCGGAATTGACCAGGTATTTAGACCCGGTCACAGTGCCGGTTGCTCCCAGAAAAGTTATCTTCATTTTATATGCTATCGATAAACCAACCGTGTTTTACTCTTCCCCTGATTCAATGATGCTCTTAATGTTCACTCGAAGAATCTTCCTTTTTTTCCTGTGTCGTCGCTTTCTTCTTGATCTCTTCTCTAACCTTAGTTCTGCTTGCACCTTGCATCATCCCTCCGCTCATCATGGGCATCATCAATCTTGCCTTTTTGAAGTTTTCCAAGCCGATTGCATTTCTTACCGCTGCCAGTGCATCTACAGACATATTGGCCATCTCCAGATTAATGTCATTAGATGCTTTGATCTCTGCCTTTACTTTGGAGGAGTCAAAATTCGGGTCTCGTAACATGCTCATAATCTTCATGTGGGAAATTTTAAAATCAGCCTCTTTCTGAACCAAAGGATATAGATACTTCTCCTCGATATTTGCTAACTCTTTCTTCTGTGCATCTGTAAGATCAAATGTATTCGCTTTCATGATAACGTGCTGCACCATCATGCTGTACATATGAGGCATCCCGCGCATCATACCGCCTTGCATGCCCATCATACCTCTACCCATCATCCCCGTCTGCCCCTCTTTTTGCTGCATCATATCCTGGGAGAAGGAAAGGCCCGCAGTCAGTAGCAGGATTAAAAGTGAGGTTATTAAATTTCTCATTTTGTTACCTCCTTTCGATAATTTTTTTTATTATTCCTGTTCCCACTCCAAAACATCCTTGCAACGTATATACCAATAAATTTACTTGGTTTCACAGATTTTTTAACAAGCAATTTTCATCAGCGTTGTCTGATTCTCTGACATCTTACATCTTCTTAATTTGACAATACCCGATAATTACAAGGTTTATAAACTGGCATAAGGCTTGCAAAAGAGTTGAGGGAAGTATAGAAGGGACATCATATATATAATGAGATACATTCTCGGAAAACCAGACAAAATCTTCGGATCGCTTATTGTGCTCCCTTAAAATAGAGTGTGGCAAATTAAGCACAAAAAGGAGGAGGTAATCATGAATCCGGCTCATGTCCATTTGATACTAAATCACATTCCACTAATCGGAATGGGGTTTACCTTATTGCTGCTGATAGTAGCCATAATACGAAAGAGCAATGAACTCATAAACGTGGCCCTCATTTTTACCATTTTAGTAGCGCTCTGGGCAATTCCAGTCTACTTAAGCGGAGAACCGGCCGAGGAAGTTGTGGAAGATTTACCGGGAATATCGGAGCAGATGATCGAAGAGCATGAAGAACGGGCGGAGATTGCATTTATTTTTACCGAGGTCGTAGGTGTATTGGCGCTTATATCCTTAATTGCGCGGCGCTTTTCAAACAATATAGGACAGAAACTAACTATATTGACCCTTCTCGTTCTGTTAGTTAGCGGAGGGCTGATGGCCTGGACTGCTAATCTCGGCGGGAAGATAAACCACCCGGAAATCCGTTCTGATACAAGTCTATCCTCAGGTAAAGTTAATATCGAGAAAGAAAACGATTAAAAGTATTTGGGAATTGAACAAACGGGACCCTTCATTCTGATGAGAAATCCGACCAAGCAGGAAACATCTACAAGCGCAAGGAAGAGGATGAATCGGATTAAACAATTAGCGATATTTACTTTTTTTTTGATTGTATTTGCTCTGGGATGTCAAAAAGAAGAGGCTCTCTCCCCTAGCTGCCCCTCAGACTCTAGTACTGTAAACCGGGTCGACAATAAAAAGAGTGAGTCCACTGATCAAGTAAAAGCGACTCCTCATTTCTCCTTTGTCGCCATTGGCGACAACGGCTGTGATTGCCCTGCTCAGGAGAAAATAGCCGCACGTATGCTGGGATTCTACGAAGAGAATCCTTATAACCTTGTTCTGATGCTGGGAGACAATATCTATGGCACATGGAGTAAAAGAGGAGGAGACCCTGACCTCTTCCCAGATAGATTTGATAAGTATTATAAAGTCTTAGAGGTAGGGGCGTCAAATTTCACGC contains the following coding sequences:
- a CDS encoding carboxymuconolactone decarboxylase family protein; this encodes MARIKYIEEEEVKDPRVKEAYERMRKKRGKVTNIYKVLAYKPSIISTIGPFVAAVQEPDELDPKLKERIILRVSRINRSAYCCHAHEQISKKMGFTENEILEVDNPDRANISEAEKVALKYAEAMTVNPGNIPDSLFTELKKYFGDPQIVELTSLIALYNMINRFNEALKLDPEEY
- the glgP gene encoding alpha-glucan family phosphorylase, which produces MTNQVEKSNDTGSERSIAYFSMEIALEAGMPTYSGGLGVLAGDTIRSAADLKVPMVAVTLIHRKGYFYQRLDSSGWQTEEPVEWSVDDFLKEMPQRVSVTLESRRVLIRCWRYEVIGIGGFGVPVYLLDTDLPENSEWDRTLTHYLYGGNQRYRLCQEVVLGMGGVRMLRALGYESIKKFHMNEGHSSLLVLELLDEEARKEGRSSILYSDVEVVRSKCVFTTHTPVPAGHDQFPLDLVNRVLGRREVYDMKDVFCCENLLNMTFLGFNLSHYINGVAKRHGEITKSIFAHYQIDAITNGVHASTWVSGPFAELFDRYIPGWKEDNSTLRSALSIPKPEVWDAHVDAKKWLIQYVNRQTNAGMDLDVFTIGFARRATAYKRGDLLFTDIERLKAISSKSGTLQVIYAGKAHPQDQGGKQVIKRIFDAKRALQGVIKIAYLENYDIELAKMIVSGVDVWLNTPKPPLEASGTSGMKAALNGVPSLSVLDGWWIEGHIEGITGWSIGEDSKTGDGSNNHQKDAELLYDKLEQEVIPLFYRDRDRFIDVMRHAVALNGSYFNTQRMLQQYVVNAYFR
- a CDS encoding MBL fold metallo-hydrolase — protein: MKITFLGATGTVTGSKYLVNSASKFILVDCGLFQGFKQLRLRNWAPLPVNSKLIDAVILTHAHIDHCGYIPLLVKNGFIGKIYCTSATRDLCAILLPDSGYLQEEEARYANKHGYSKHRPALPLYTEKDALRSLERFATIDFGQNLNLSNNLNANLSPSGHILGSAFVLLKDTRKSILFSGDIGRPDDPIMVSPSIIRKVDYLVIESTYGDKRHDPRDPKIALAEVINRTAKRGGIVVVPAFAVGRAQSLLYYVHQLKKSKSIPDIPVFLNSPMAANVNHVFHDHLGEHRLTPAQCDEICNAARIVNSVEESKAINERKGPMIVIAASGMATGGRVLHHLEAFAPDPKNTILFVGFQAGGTRGAAMVNGAESVKIHGKYIPVRAEVRVIDNLSAHADYAEILDWLGNFDRPPRQTFITHGEPAAADALRHRIEEQLGWSCLVPEYLEEVWLS